CGCGCCGAGCTTCGCAAGGAACGCGTGGAGCTCGCCAAGGATCGCAAGGACAAGGCCCAGGACAAGCTGGAAGCCAAGAAGGACCAAATCAAGGCCAAGCACGAAGCCAAGTAATCCCTCTCGATGCCGCGGTGGCGGGATCCCCGCCACCCGCTCAGAGCCATGTCGTTCCGTCTCCCGCTCAAGACCTACATTTCCCCACCACTATGAACCGCTCACACACTTGCGGGGAGCTGCGCGCTTCCCACGTCGGATCCACCGTCACTCTTTCCGGCTGGGTCCAGAACTACCGCGATCACGGCGAACACCTGATCTTCATCGATCTGCGCGACCGTCACGGCGTGACCCAGGTGACCTTCGATCCGGACGTCTGCGGCAAGGAAGCCCACGAACTGGCCGACAAACTCCGCCACGAATGGGTGGTGGAAGTCACCGGCGAAGTGCGCTCGCGCGGCGGCATGATCAACCCGAAGCTCGCCACCGGCGAGATCGAGATCTTCGCCAAATCCGTGACGGTGTTGAACAAGTCGGAAACACCACCGTTCGAGATCTCCGAGCACGTCAAGGTCAACGAAGAGCTCCGGCTCCAGTACCGCTACCTGGACCTGCGCAGGCCTTCCGTGCAAAGGCAGATCATCACGCGACACCGGGTGACAAAAGTCGTCCGCGATTATTTCGATGAACAGGGCTTCCTGGACATCGAAACCCCCATCCTGACCAAGTCCACCCCGGAAGGCGCGCGCGACTACCTGGTGCCCAGCCGCGTGCACCCGGGTTCGTTCTACGCGCTGCCGCAGTCCCCGCAGATCTTCAAGCAGCTTTTGATGGTGGCCGGCTACGACCGCTACATGCAGATCGCCAAATGCTTCCGCGACGAGGATCTCCGCGCCGATCGCCAGCCGGAGTTCACCCAGATCGACGTGGAGATGTCGTTCATCACCATGCCCGACATCATGGCCATCGCGGAAGGTTGCGTGCGTCGTGTCTGGAAGGAAGTGCTGGGAGTGGACATCCCCGCGCAGATCCCGCACATGGATTTCGCCACCGCCATGGAAAAGTACGGCTCCGACAAGCCCGACCTCCGTTACGGCCTGCAGATCCAGGACGTCACCGAATGGGCCAAGACTTGCGGATTCGTGGTCTTCCAGGGACCCGCCACCAGTGGTGGCGTGGTGCGGCTCATCAACGCCAAGGGCGCGGCGGAGAAAATCACGCGTAACGATCTGGACAAGCTGACGGATTATGTCAGAAAGCTCGGCGCCAAGGGGCTTGCCTGGATCAAGATCCAAAACGGCGAGTGGAACGGCCCGGCGGCCAAGAACATCACGCCCGAAGTGCGCGAGGTGCTCGCCGCCCAGGTGGACGCCAAGGACGGCGACGTGCTGTTCTTCGGTGCCGACAAGAAGAAGAGCGTGGAAAACGTGCTGGGAGCCTTGCGCATCAAGCTGGGCACCGAGGTCCTGAAGCTCGCCCAAAAGGGGCAATGGGAATTCCTCTGGCTCCATTCGGCCCCCATGTTCGAATGGGACGATGCGACCCAACGCTACTACAGCGTGCACCATCCGTTCACGGCACCCTACGCCGAAGAACTCGACAAGATGGAATCGGACCCCGCCAACGTCCGCAGCCAGAGCTACGACCTGGTGCTCAACGGCGTGGAGATGGGCGGCGGCTCCATCCGTATCCACTCCCCGGAAGTCCAGGCCCGCGTGTTCAAGGCACTGGGAATCGGCGACGAAGAGGCCAAGGCCAAGTTCGGATTCCTCCTGGATGCTTTGAAGTTCGGTGCGCCTCCGCACGGCGGCTTGGCTTTCGGACTGGACCGCATGGTCATGTTGCTGCTGGAAATCGACACCATCCGCGACATCATCGCTTTCCCCAAGACGGCCAGCGCGGCCGACCTGATGAGCGACGCCCCCTCGCCGGTAGCCCCCAGCCAGTTGCAGGAACTGTTCATCCGGACCGCACTGCCCGTCACGGCACCCGCAGTTCCTCCCGCCGTCTGAGCGCTCCCCTCCTCTGACGAAAGTCCGAGCGCCCGGCGGCAACGCCGGGCGCTTTTGGTTTCCGACACCTCCACGTTTTCCGCAGGGCCGCAGTCCTGTAGATTCCATCGCACACGGAGGACTCCAATGGGCCCACTCGCGCAAACCCGCATCGAGGCGGCGTCCATCTGGTGGGTCCGTCGCGATCTTCGCCTGCAGGACAATCGCACCCTTCTGGCCGCGCTGGACCACGCCCGATCCAACTCCGGCCGGGTGGCGGCGGTGTTCGTCCTGGACACCAACATCCTCAGCGGTCTGGCTCGCGACGACCGGCGCATGAGCATCATCGCCGAGGGCTTGTCGGAGCTGGATCGCGGCCTGCGAGAGCGGGGAGGCGGACTGCATCTGGTGGCTGGCCCGGCGGAGGCGATGATCCCCGAGTTCGCCCGAACCTGCGGATTCCCGCCCGTGTTCGCGGGTGGCGACTTCGAGCCCTACGGCCTGCAGCGCGACCGGACGGTCGGGGCGCTCCTGGAACGAAACGGTTCCTTCCTGGAAATCCACCACGACCACATGGTGGTCGCGCCCGCAACGGTGCGCAAGGGCGACGGCACCCCTTATCGCGTCTTCACTCCCTTCCATCGCGCCTGGCTCGCTTTGCTGGAAGGAGAGCGGGAATCGCTCCAAGCCACCAGGTCAGTTCCTGTCACCTCGGAGATCGCACCCGGGCCCATCGAGCTGACGACGGAGGGTGTTTTGGAACGCGCGGGATTTCAAGATCCGGCGCGCAAGGGCCCCCTCGGCGGACGCATGGCCGCGCAGCAACGACTGGGACGCTTTTTGTCTTCCATGTCGGGATACGGAGAAACCAGGGACCGGCCGGGCATCGAGGGCACGAGTCGGATCGCGATGGATTTGCGGTTCGGGTTTCTTTCCGCGCGCGAAGCGGCGAAAACGGCCATGGAAGAAGGCTCTCCCGGCGCCGGAAAGTGGCTTTCGGAACTCTGCTGGCGCGACTTCTACCAGGAAGTCCTGCGCCTGCATCCACGGACCGTGGACCATCCGTTCCAGGAGCGGCTCGCAGGCGTGGTGTGGGACGATCCCGACTCCGATCCGATCGCCGCCGCCCGCTGGCATGCATGGATCGAAGGCCGAACCGGCTATCCGTTCGTGGACGCGGCCATGCGGGAGTTGTCGGCCACGGGCTGGATGCACAATCGAGCGCGCATGGTGGTGGCCAGTTTTCTGACCAAGGACCTGCACATCCACTGGAAGCGTGGCGAGCGATGGTTCGCCCGGCACTTGCTGGACATCGAACTCGCGTCCAATGTGGGGGGCTGGCAGTGGTCGGCAGGCACGGGCACCGATGCCCAGCCGTGGTTTCGGGTGTTCCATCCGGTGGAGCAGAGCAAGCGTTGGGACCCCTCCGGAGACTGGATCCGACGCTGGTGCCCGGAAATCGAAGCCCTCCCCGACCGCTGGATCCATGAACCCTGGAAAGCCCCGGCTGCCGTTCTCGCCTCGGTGGGAGTCCGCCTGGGGCAAGAGTGGCCCCAACCCGTGGTGGACCACGCCGCCGAGCGGAAGGAATCCCTGGAACGCTTCGGGAGGCTTGCCGGCGGCGCCTGAGCCGAAGTTCGCCGGGGACCGATTTCGCAGTTGAATCCGATCTGGTCTTTAGGGTACAATCGACCAGATCCGAATCCATTCGCCGGGGGGACACCCGGGCAGCTGAGATGTCGGGCGAGGAGATCCATGAGACGACCCGGACCGACAGAGAGACGACATGGCCTGACGCTCACGGAGCTGATCGTCGTCGTGGTCTTGATCGGGCTGTTGTCCGCGCTCGTGGTGCCGAGGCTCACGACGTCCATGGGCGAGAGCCAGCTCGACGCCGATTGCAATCGATTGTTCTCCGACCTCCAGTGGGCGAAAACCCAGGCACCCAGCC
This DNA window, taken from Fibrobacterota bacterium, encodes the following:
- the aspS gene encoding aspartate--tRNA ligase, which translates into the protein MNRSHTCGELRASHVGSTVTLSGWVQNYRDHGEHLIFIDLRDRHGVTQVTFDPDVCGKEAHELADKLRHEWVVEVTGEVRSRGGMINPKLATGEIEIFAKSVTVLNKSETPPFEISEHVKVNEELRLQYRYLDLRRPSVQRQIITRHRVTKVVRDYFDEQGFLDIETPILTKSTPEGARDYLVPSRVHPGSFYALPQSPQIFKQLLMVAGYDRYMQIAKCFRDEDLRADRQPEFTQIDVEMSFITMPDIMAIAEGCVRRVWKEVLGVDIPAQIPHMDFATAMEKYGSDKPDLRYGLQIQDVTEWAKTCGFVVFQGPATSGGVVRLINAKGAAEKITRNDLDKLTDYVRKLGAKGLAWIKIQNGEWNGPAAKNITPEVREVLAAQVDAKDGDVLFFGADKKKSVENVLGALRIKLGTEVLKLAQKGQWEFLWLHSAPMFEWDDATQRYYSVHHPFTAPYAEELDKMESDPANVRSQSYDLVLNGVEMGGGSIRIHSPEVQARVFKALGIGDEEAKAKFGFLLDALKFGAPPHGGLAFGLDRMVMLLLEIDTIRDIIAFPKTASAADLMSDAPSPVAPSQLQELFIRTALPVTAPAVPPAV
- a CDS encoding deoxyribodipyrimidine photo-lyase; this translates as MGPLAQTRIEAASIWWVRRDLRLQDNRTLLAALDHARSNSGRVAAVFVLDTNILSGLARDDRRMSIIAEGLSELDRGLRERGGGLHLVAGPAEAMIPEFARTCGFPPVFAGGDFEPYGLQRDRTVGALLERNGSFLEIHHDHMVVAPATVRKGDGTPYRVFTPFHRAWLALLEGERESLQATRSVPVTSEIAPGPIELTTEGVLERAGFQDPARKGPLGGRMAAQQRLGRFLSSMSGYGETRDRPGIEGTSRIAMDLRFGFLSAREAAKTAMEEGSPGAGKWLSELCWRDFYQEVLRLHPRTVDHPFQERLAGVVWDDPDSDPIAAARWHAWIEGRTGYPFVDAAMRELSATGWMHNRARMVVASFLTKDLHIHWKRGERWFARHLLDIELASNVGGWQWSAGTGTDAQPWFRVFHPVEQSKRWDPSGDWIRRWCPEIEALPDRWIHEPWKAPAAVLASVGVRLGQEWPQPVVDHAAERKESLERFGRLAGGA